Proteins from a single region of Nomascus leucogenys isolate Asia chromosome 2, Asia_NLE_v1, whole genome shotgun sequence:
- the IL17C gene encoding interleukin-17C, which yields MTLLPGLLFLTWLHACLAHHDPSLRGHPHSHGTPHCYSAEELPLGQAPPHLLARGAKWGQALPVALVSSLEAAGHRRRHERPSAMTQCPVLRPEEVLEADTHQRSISPWRYRVDTDEDRYPQKLAFAECLCRGCIDARTGRETAALNSVRLLQSLLVLRRRPCSRDGSGLPTPGAFAFHTEFIHVPVGCTCVLPRSV from the exons ATGACG ctcctccctggcctcctgtTTCTCACCTGGCTGCATGCATGCCTGGCCCACCATGACCCCTCCCTCAGGGGGCACCCCCACAGTCACGGTACCCCACACTGCTACTCGGCTGAGGAACTGCCCCTTGGCCAGGCCCCCCCACACCTGCTGGCTCGAGGTGCCAAGTGGGGGCAGGCTTTGCCTGTAGCCCTGGTGTCCAGCCTGGAGGCAGCAGGCCACAGGAGGAGGCATGAGAGGCCCTCAGCTATGACCCAGTGCCCCGTGCTGCGGCCAGAGGAGGTGTTGGAGGCAGACACCCACCAGCGCTCCATCTCACCCTGGAGATACCG CGTGGACACAGATGAGGACCGCTACCCACAGAAGCTGGCCTTCGCCGAGTGCCTGTGCAGAGGCTGTATCGACGCGCGGACGGGCCGCGAGACAGCTGCGCTCAACTCCGTGCGGCTGCTTCAGAGCCTGCTGGTGCTGCGCCGCCGGCCCTGCTCCCGCGACGGTTCGGGGCTCCCCACGCCCGGGGCCTTCGCCTTCCACACCGAGTTCATCCACGTGCCTGTCGGCTGCACCTGCGTGCTGCCCCGTTCAGTGTGA
- the MVD gene encoding diphosphomevalonate decarboxylase isoform X3, protein MNRGKRDEELVLPINSSLSVTLHQDQLKTTTTAVISKDFTEDRIWLNGREEDMGQPRLQACLREIRCLARKRRNSWDGDPLPSSLSCKVHVASVNNFPTAAGLASSAAGYACLAYTLARVYGVESDLSEVARRGSGSACRSLYGGFVEWQMGEQADGKDSIARQVAPESHWPELRVLILVVSAEKKLTGSTVGMRASVETSPLLRFRAESVVPARMAEMARCIQERDFPSFAQLTMKDSNQFHATCLDTFPPISYLNAMSWRIIHLVHRFNAHHGDTKVAYTFDAGPNAVIFTLDDTVAEFVAAVRHSFPPGSNEDTFLKGLQVRPAPLSAELQAALAMEPTPGGVRYIIATQVRPGAQPVPPGFPFLPEGPAQPPGPLQAQPTTLSLPCLRQEARTPLFIHLLSKWTLQATGDAQSSRAVLGVGG, encoded by the exons TTAAAAACCACCACAACAGCCGTCATCAGCAAGGACTTCACTGAGGACCGGATTTGGCTGAATGGCCGGGAGGAGGACATGGGGCAGCCGCGGCTCCAGGCCTGCCTGCGGGAGA TCCGCTGCCTGGCCCGGAAGCGGAGGAACTCATGGGATGGGGacccgctgccctccagcctcagctgcaAGGTGCACGTGGCATCGGTAAACAACTTCCCCACGGCTGCGGGCCTGGCCTCCTCGGCGGCGGGCTATGCCTGCCTAG CCTACACCCTGGCCCGTGTCTACGGCGTGGAGAGTGACCTCTCAGAAGTGGCTCGCCGGGGCTCAGGCAGCGCCTGCCGGAGCCTGTATGGGGGCTTTGTGGAGTGGCAGATGGGAGAGCAGGCTGATGGGAAGGACAGCATCGCCCGGCAAGTGGCCCCCGAGTCACACTGGCCTGAACTCCGCGTGCTTATCCTTGTG GTGAGCGCTGAGAAGAAGCTGACAGGCAGTACTGTGGGCATGCGGGCCAGTGTGGAGACCAGCCCCCTGCTGCGG TTCCGGGCCGAGTCCGTGGTGCCCGCGCGCATGGCGGAGATGGCCCGCTGCATCCAGGAGCGAGACTTCCCCAGCTTCGCCCAGCTGACCATGAAGGACAGCAACCAGTTCCACGCCACCTGCCTCGACACCTTCCCGCCCATCTCTTACCTCAATGCCATGTCCTGGCGCATCATCCATCTGGTGCACCGCTTCAACGCCCACCACGGGGACACCAAG GTGGCGTACACCTTTGATGCGGGCCCCAATGCCGTGATCTTCACCCTGGACGACACTGTGGCTGAGTTTGTGGCTGCTGTGAGGCACAGCTTTCCCCCAGGCTCGAATGAAGACAC GTTTCTGAAGGGGCTGCAGGTGAGGCCGGCCCCTCTCTCAGCTGAGCTTCAGGCTGCGCTGGCCATGGAGCCGACCCCGGGTGGGGTCAGATACATCATTGCCACTCAGGTGAGGCCCGGGGCTCAGCCAGTACCCCCGGGGTTTCCTTTCCTGCCAGAGGGGCCCGCCCAGCCCCCAGGGCCCTTGCAGGCTCAGCCCACCACCCTGTCCCTACCGTGTCTCAGGCAGGAAGCCAGAAcgcctttgttcattcatttgctgTCAAAGTGGACATTACAGGCCACTGGCGATGCTCAGAGCAGCAGGGCtgtgctgggggtgggagggtga
- the LOC100595279 gene encoding cytochrome b-245 light chain — MGQIEWAMWANEQALASGLILITGGIVATAGRFTQWYFGAYSIVAGVFVCLLEYPRGKRKKGSTMERWGQKYMTAVVKLFGPLTRNYYVRAVLHLLLSVPAGFLLATILGTACLAIASVIYLLAAVRGEQWTPIEPKPRERLQIGGTIKQPPSNPPPRPPAEARKKPSEEEAAAAAAGGPPGGPHANPIAVTDEVV; from the exons ATGGGGCAGATCGAGTGGGCTATGTGGGCCAACGAGCAGGCGCTGGCGTCCGGCCTGA TCCTCATCACCGGGGGCATTGTGGCCACAGCTGGGCGATTCACCCAGTGGTACTTTGGAGCCTACTCCAT TGTGGCGGGCGTGTTTGTCTGCCTGCTGGAGTACCCCcgggggaagagaaagaagggctCCACCATGGAGCGCTG gGGACAGAAGTACATGACCGCCGTGGTGAAGCTGTTCGGGCCCCTCACCAGGAATTACTACGTTCGGGCCGTCCTGCATCTCCT gctctcGGTGCCCGCCGGCTTCCTGCTGGCCACCATCCTTGGGACCGCCTGCCTGGCCATCGCGAGCGTCATCTACCTGCTG GCGGCTGTGCGTGGCGAGCAGTGGACACCCATCGAGCCCAAGCCCCGGGAGCGGCTGCAGATCGGAGGCACCATCAAGCAGCCGCCCAGCAATCCCCCGCCGCGGCCCCCGGCCGAGGCCCGCAAGAAGCCCAGCGAGGAGgaggctgcggcggcggcggcggggggacCCCCGGGAGGTCCCCACGCCAACCCCATCGCGGTGACCGACGAGGTGGTGTGA